One stretch of Campylobacter sp. CNRCH_2014_0184h DNA includes these proteins:
- the rsmH gene encoding 16S rRNA (cytosine(1402)-N(4))-methyltransferase RsmH: MQSPHIPVLLQEVLDAFDDFDSGDFLDCTLGYGGHSKALLQAHEKLRLIACDKDLEALNFSKDFLKKFQDRISFNHIGFKDILTQIPTQNLRGILADIGVSSLQLDKNDRGFSLNSDFLDMRMDQNNPLSAKEVVNSYSKEALEQIFKDYGDLTPVASMLAQKIINARSQKEITSAKELSQIIGNAKLKGRNVSLALLVFQALRIEVNNELGELKSLLKNIEKAKLKDCKLAIISFHSLEDRIVKNTFKRWEKDCICDERAIKCECGKNHSLGKILSKKAISASKEEISYNSRSSCAKMRIFYFR; the protein is encoded by the coding sequence TTGCAAAGTCCACATATTCCTGTTTTACTGCAAGAAGTTTTAGACGCTTTTGATGATTTTGATAGTGGAGATTTTTTAGATTGCACTTTGGGTTATGGAGGGCATTCTAAGGCGTTATTGCAAGCTCATGAGAAACTAAGATTAATTGCTTGTGATAAAGATTTAGAAGCTTTAAATTTTTCTAAAGATTTTTTAAAAAAATTTCAAGATAGGATAAGTTTTAATCATATAGGTTTTAAAGACATTTTAACTCAAATTCCAACGCAAAACCTAAGAGGAATTTTAGCTGATATCGGTGTATCTTCTTTGCAGCTTGACAAAAATGATAGAGGTTTTTCACTAAATTCTGATTTTTTAGATATGAGAATGGATCAAAATAATCCTTTAAGCGCTAAAGAAGTGGTAAATTCTTACAGCAAGGAAGCCTTGGAGCAAATTTTTAAAGACTATGGAGATTTAACACCGGTTGCTTCAATGCTTGCTCAAAAAATCATCAATGCAAGAAGTCAAAAAGAGATTACAAGCGCAAAAGAATTAAGTCAAATCATAGGAAATGCTAAGCTAAAAGGACGCAATGTGTCTTTAGCTTTACTTGTATTTCAAGCTTTACGCATAGAAGTAAATAATGAGCTTGGCGAATTAAAATCCTTGCTTAAAAACATAGAAAAAGCAAAATTAAAAGATTGTAAATTAGCTATTATTAGCTTTCATTCTTTAGAAGATAGGATAGTAAAAAATACTTTTAAAAGATGGGAAAAAGACTGCATTTGTGATGAAAGAGCCATAAAATGTGAATGTGGCAAAAATCATAGTCTTGGGAAAATTTTAAGTAAAAAAGCCATAAGTGCCTCCAAAGAAGAAATAAGCTATAATAGCAGATCAAGTTGTGCAAAAATGAGAATTTTTTATTTTAGGTAA
- a CDS encoding class II aldolase and adducin N-terminal domain-containing protein — MNKENIISQIRILSTSMFKKNFFGICHGSVSAKLSQSSFIINKNDTFLNQLDEKSLSILKFAKDYSWDEASSDSEIHKSIYENIPEAKFICFACPTYTLSMSLNHDFITPQDYFGEIFLEEIRVYNPKNYEDWEDRSQTEIYRYMLEQKQNFVVVKGYGIFAYGRTSYELGKIIDLIENSCKIIHLAETNLS, encoded by the coding sequence ATGAATAAAGAAAATATCATTTCTCAAATCAGAATACTTTCTACTTCAATGTTTAAAAAAAATTTTTTTGGAATTTGCCACGGATCAGTTTCAGCAAAACTATCTCAAAGTTCTTTTATTATAAATAAAAATGACACTTTTTTAAATCAACTAGATGAAAAAAGTTTAAGTATTTTAAAATTTGCAAAAGATTATAGCTGGGATGAGGCAAGTAGCGATAGTGAAATCCATAAAAGTATATATGAGAACATACCTGAAGCCAAATTTATATGTTTTGCCTGCCCAACCTATACCTTATCTATGAGTTTAAATCATGATTTTATAACACCTCAAGATTATTTTGGTGAAATTTTTCTAGAAGAAATTCGAGTTTATAATCCTAAAAATTATGAAGATTGGGAGGATAGATCACAAACTGAAATTTATCGTTATATGTTAGAACAAAAACAAAATTTTGTTGTTGTAAAGGGCTATGGTATATTTGCCTATGGTAGAACAAGTTATGAATTAGGTAAAATTATAGATTTAATTGAAAATTCTTGCAAAATTATCCATTTAGCGGAAACAAATTTATCATAA
- a CDS encoding peptidylprolyl isomerase: protein MLTWMQHHKKYLVVTIWISVIAFVGAGFVGWGSYDFNTDRSSSVAKVGDEKISYDEFNLKYSQLFGYYSQLNNDNYTQEQAQKDGLDTQAINELIQEKLLLSYAKTLGLNVSEEEIAYDLAHQKIFHNASGVFDKNLYYNLLARNNYTPKTYEKIIHDELLLKKINAILNLQIKPNELDMFGASFLMQDSLKVQAIKLDNKNITMDEKELKQTWGKNKELYKTQKSYELATYFLNPDIIKIDDKEIQAYYEENKNDYKDFAGKILGLEQSKDKVIKDLKLSKLKLKANESYVALRKNELSFDKNITISDADIYYPLENIQKAKENDFIKPFKFENGYMIAKIIKINPIQTMTFEQAKNEVSKLYIKEKTKALLKEKAKLALDNFQGIDIGTYSRDSSKNAKVGNMMDDTEFSEFLMHVFDSNKAKSYVLFDDKAIVYEITKQTLENKNKEEIYKFIIEQSAKQTKQALLKEELLKKLIELYPIQRYYKGNTN from the coding sequence ATGCTCACTTGGATGCAGCATCATAAAAAATACTTAGTTGTAACTATTTGGATTAGCGTTATTGCTTTTGTTGGAGCAGGTTTTGTTGGTTGGGGGAGTTATGATTTTAACACCGATAGATCTAGTTCTGTTGCAAAGGTAGGCGATGAAAAAATAAGTTATGATGAGTTTAATCTTAAATATTCTCAATTATTTGGCTATTATTCTCAGCTAAACAATGACAATTACACACAAGAACAAGCACAAAAAGATGGCTTAGATACCCAAGCTATTAATGAACTTATACAAGAAAAACTACTACTTTCTTATGCTAAAACCTTGGGTTTAAATGTGAGCGAGGAAGAAATTGCTTATGATTTAGCACATCAAAAAATCTTTCATAATGCTTCAGGTGTTTTTGACAAAAATTTATACTATAATCTGCTTGCAAGAAACAACTATACACCAAAAACTTATGAAAAAATCATTCACGATGAGTTATTACTTAAAAAAATCAATGCTATTTTAAATTTACAAATCAAACCAAATGAACTTGATATGTTTGGCGCAAGTTTTTTAATGCAAGATAGTTTAAAAGTTCAAGCCATAAAACTTGATAATAAAAACATAACAATGGATGAAAAAGAGTTAAAACAAACTTGGGGGAAAAATAAAGAGCTTTATAAGACGCAAAAAAGTTACGAGCTTGCAACTTATTTTTTAAACCCTGATATAATCAAAATTGATGACAAAGAAATCCAAGCTTACTATGAAGAAAATAAAAATGATTATAAAGATTTTGCAGGAAAAATTCTAGGTCTAGAACAAAGCAAAGATAAAGTTATAAAAGATTTAAAACTTTCTAAACTTAAACTTAAAGCCAATGAAAGCTATGTGGCTTTGAGAAAGAACGAGCTTAGTTTTGATAAAAATATCACAATCAGCGATGCTGATATTTATTATCCTTTAGAAAATATACAAAAAGCTAAAGAAAATGATTTTATTAAGCCTTTTAAATTTGAAAACGGCTATATGATTGCAAAAATTATAAAAATAAATCCTATACAAACTATGACTTTTGAGCAAGCTAAAAACGAAGTAAGTAAACTTTACATTAAAGAAAAAACTAAAGCCTTATTAAAAGAAAAAGCAAAACTCGCCCTAGATAATTTCCAAGGTATAGACATAGGTACTTATAGCCGTGACTCAAGCAAAAATGCAAAAGTGGGTAATATGATGGATGATACTGAATTTAGTGAGTTTTTAATGCATGTATTTGACTCAAACAAAGCTAAATCTTATGTATTATTTGATGATAAAGCAATAGTTTATGAGATCACAAAACAAACTTTAGAAAATAAAAACAAAGAAGAAATTTACAAATTTATCATAGAGCAAAGCGCTAAACAAACTAAACAAGCTTTACTTAAGGAAGAATTATTAAAAAAACTTATAGAATTATATCCAATTCAACGCTATTATAAAGGAAATACAAATTGA
- the ftsA gene encoding cell division protein FtsA, which translates to MNILGIDLGSIQTCAILAQKSEEGLKVIGFGKSKSNGIKKGAITNIELASKSIEEAVADAQMMSGVHYDKVIVSISGAYAKSVDSIGVVNIPNHEIGIKEIHRAVSTAKHTANIPSGYEIIHVLPYNFKVNDLEHVEDPLGMSGNRLEVSTHIVISQEVHIKNLKKAVELADLRVDNIVLSGYASSIACFDDSEKELGAILIDMGGAVCDMVIHAGNSIRYNECLQIGSVNITNDLSIALHTPPKEAEKLKLNYASLAQNENSIIQIPYMGDEKRKNEVSVEVISNVIYARIEETIIILAKMLSDNACANQAGAGIVLTGGMTKFAGLDKLASAYFDNKAVRIATAKKDTMDGFKEIFEDAENSCAIGLCLYGGGHFTPYELDSNEKLRYKGEPEFINKQIKQNLTIDENEEENKDFEEIFQDQKEFEDEKTELAKIETKKDKKTNLMHKFWNKLINQF; encoded by the coding sequence TTGAATATTTTAGGAATTGATTTAGGCTCAATACAAACTTGCGCCATATTAGCACAAAAAAGCGAAGAAGGACTAAAAGTCATTGGTTTTGGAAAATCAAAATCAAATGGTATAAAAAAAGGAGCAATTACTAATATAGAACTTGCTTCGAAATCTATAGAAGAAGCAGTAGCTGATGCACAAATGATGTCAGGCGTGCATTATGATAAAGTAATTGTATCTATTTCAGGTGCTTATGCAAAAAGTGTAGATAGTATAGGTGTAGTTAATATACCAAATCATGAAATAGGAATTAAAGAAATTCACAGAGCAGTAAGCACAGCAAAGCATACTGCAAATATACCTAGTGGATATGAAATCATTCATGTATTACCTTATAATTTTAAAGTAAATGATCTTGAACATGTAGAAGATCCTTTGGGAATGAGTGGAAATCGCCTTGAAGTTTCTACGCATATTGTAATCTCGCAAGAAGTGCATATTAAAAATCTAAAAAAAGCCGTGGAGCTTGCTGATCTTAGAGTAGATAATATCGTTCTTTCAGGCTATGCTTCTTCTATTGCTTGCTTTGATGATAGTGAAAAAGAATTAGGTGCTATTTTAATCGATATGGGTGGAGCAGTTTGCGATATGGTCATTCATGCGGGTAATTCTATACGCTACAATGAATGCTTGCAAATTGGCTCAGTAAATATCACCAATGATTTATCCATAGCTTTACATACCCCACCAAAAGAAGCAGAAAAACTAAAATTAAATTATGCATCTTTAGCGCAAAATGAAAACTCAATTATACAAATTCCATACATGGGTGATGAAAAAAGAAAAAATGAAGTTTCAGTAGAAGTCATATCCAATGTAATTTATGCAAGAATTGAAGAAACTATTATTATTTTAGCTAAAATGCTAAGCGATAATGCTTGTGCAAATCAAGCAGGAGCAGGTATAGTATTAACAGGTGGAATGACAAAATTTGCAGGACTTGACAAGCTTGCTTCAGCTTATTTTGATAATAAAGCTGTTAGAATAGCGACTGCAAAAAAAGATACTATGGATGGTTTTAAAGAAATTTTTGAAGATGCAGAAAATAGCTGTGCTATAGGTCTTTGTTTATATGGTGGTGGGCATTTTACTCCTTATGAATTAGATTCTAATGAGAAACTAAGATACAAAGGAGAGCCTGAATTTATCAATAAACAAATCAAACAAAATCTTACCATAGATGAAAATGAAGAAGAAAATAAAGATTTTGAAGAAATTTTTCAAGATCAAAAAGAATTTGAAGATGAAAAAACAGAATTAGCAAAAATAGAAACAAAGAAAGATAAAAAAACGAATTTAATGCATAAATTTTGGAATAAATTAATAAACCAGTTCTAA
- the ftsZ gene encoding cell division protein FtsZ, with the protein MSEYLVEEMQHAKGAKIKVIGCGGGGGNMIDHMVNMGLHDLDLISANTDAQAIAKSLAKTRIQLGEKKTKGLGAGMQPEIGAESARESFEEVKAALSQSDIVFISAGLGGGTGTGAAPVVAQAAKEVGALTVSVVTMPFAFEGKQRKKLAEAGLAELKKESDSIIVIQNEKLLSILPKKAGIKEAFKLVDDILARAVRGMVSILLEDGDINVDFADVRTVMSHRGLALMGVGHGEGENAIMDALSSAIESPLLDGMTMKGVKGVIIHYKIGPECSLIEISQATQSISDIADENAKVIFGATTDESMGDRVEVTIIATGFEDKAEIESAKEQEESKKNSYMNLRKASGGFDEEVISQLDVPAFLRRQMD; encoded by the coding sequence ATGAGCGAATATCTAGTGGAAGAAATGCAACACGCAAAAGGTGCAAAAATAAAAGTCATAGGCTGCGGTGGCGGTGGCGGTAACATGATAGATCATATGGTAAATATGGGTTTACATGATCTTGATCTTATTTCAGCTAATACTGATGCACAAGCTATAGCTAAATCTTTAGCAAAAACTAGAATTCAACTAGGTGAGAAAAAAACCAAGGGTTTGGGTGCTGGAATGCAACCAGAAATTGGAGCAGAAAGCGCAAGAGAAAGTTTTGAAGAAGTAAAAGCTGCTTTAAGTCAAAGCGACATAGTATTTATTTCAGCAGGACTTGGTGGTGGAACTGGTACAGGTGCAGCTCCTGTTGTAGCACAAGCTGCTAAAGAAGTAGGTGCGCTAACTGTTTCAGTTGTAACTATGCCTTTTGCATTTGAAGGAAAACAAAGAAAAAAATTAGCAGAAGCTGGTTTAGCTGAATTAAAAAAAGAAAGTGATTCTATCATTGTAATCCAAAACGAAAAACTTCTTAGTATACTCCCAAAAAAAGCAGGTATAAAAGAAGCATTTAAACTAGTTGATGATATTTTAGCTAGAGCTGTTAGGGGTATGGTGTCTATCCTTTTAGAAGATGGCGATATTAATGTTGACTTTGCTGATGTTAGAACTGTTATGAGCCACAGAGGTTTAGCACTAATGGGCGTGGGTCATGGAGAAGGTGAAAATGCTATCATGGATGCATTATCAAGTGCTATAGAATCTCCATTATTAGACGGCATGACCATGAAAGGCGTTAAAGGCGTAATCATCCATTATAAAATTGGTCCTGAATGCTCATTGATAGAAATTTCACAAGCTACTCAAAGCATTAGCGATATAGCAGATGAAAACGCAAAAGTAATCTTTGGTGCAACGACTGATGAGAGTATGGGTGATCGCGTTGAAGTTACTATCATTGCTACAGGTTTTGAAGATAAAGCTGAAATAGAAAGCGCTAAAGAACAAGAAGAAAGTAAAAAAAATAGCTATATGAATTTACGTAAAGCTAGCGGTGGATTTGATGAAGAAGTGATTTCTCAGCTTGATGTTCCTGCTTTCTTGCGTCGCCAAATGGATTAA
- a CDS encoding nicotinate phosphoribosyltransferase: MNSSLLCDFYELSMAYAYFKQNMHKQIVYFEVFFRKAPDNASYAVFCGLEQIINHINHFSFSKDDIDFLKNTKKFDDDFLNYLSTLKFSGGILSVKEGECVFANTPLMIIKAPIIEALLLETFILLTLNHQCLIATKASRITQIAKEKLLLEFGSRRAHGESAALNGARAAFIGGFHASACTLAGKKFNIPISGTMSHAWVQMFDDELSAFRAYCQIYKDNISLLIDTYDYKKGIENAILVFNELNAQDSMQNYSIRIDSGDLLKISKYIRKKLDLAGLTKCKIIASNTLDEFIIEKLLKNKAPIDAFGIGEKLITSASSPIFGAVYKLVALEKNNQIIPKIKISASSSKTTLPHFKKLIRYYKNNKASFDILYTHDESIKNYQGYTYKNLHELIFKDGKLVYELPNLKNIQEYHKKSIDSLDFKLKKLQNPSIYKVKISKKLQNMQKTYLEKN; encoded by the coding sequence ATGAATTCTTCATTATTATGTGATTTTTACGAACTAAGTATGGCTTATGCTTATTTTAAACAAAATATGCATAAGCAAATTGTTTATTTTGAAGTTTTTTTTAGAAAAGCTCCTGATAATGCTTCTTATGCTGTTTTTTGTGGATTAGAACAAATCATAAATCATATTAATCATTTTTCTTTCTCTAAAGATGACATAGATTTTTTGAAAAATACTAAAAAATTTGATGATGATTTTTTAAACTACCTTTCAACTTTAAAATTTAGTGGAGGTATACTAAGCGTTAAAGAAGGTGAATGTGTTTTTGCCAACACACCACTAATGATCATCAAAGCGCCTATAATAGAGGCTTTATTGTTAGAAACTTTCATACTTTTAACCCTAAATCATCAATGTCTGATTGCCACTAAAGCCAGTAGAATTACTCAAATTGCAAAAGAAAAATTGCTTTTAGAATTTGGTTCTCGTAGAGCTCATGGAGAAAGTGCAGCTTTAAATGGAGCTAGAGCTGCTTTTATAGGTGGTTTTCATGCAAGTGCTTGTACTTTAGCTGGGAAAAAATTTAATATTCCTATTAGTGGAACCATGTCTCATGCTTGGGTGCAAATGTTTGATGATGAGTTAAGTGCTTTTAGAGCATATTGTCAAATTTATAAAGACAATATAAGTCTTTTGATTGATACTTATGATTATAAAAAAGGTATTGAAAATGCTATTTTAGTTTTTAATGAGTTAAATGCACAAGATTCTATGCAAAATTATTCCATCCGTATTGATTCAGGAGATTTGCTGAAAATCTCTAAATATATTAGAAAAAAACTAGATCTTGCTGGATTAACAAAATGCAAAATCATAGCTAGTAATACTTTAGATGAGTTTATCATAGAAAAATTACTAAAAAACAAAGCTCCAATCGATGCTTTTGGCATTGGAGAAAAGCTTATTACTTCGGCAAGTTCGCCTATTTTTGGAGCTGTTTATAAGCTTGTTGCATTAGAAAAAAACAATCAAATCATCCCTAAAATAAAAATCAGTGCAAGCTCAAGCAAAACAACCTTGCCACATTTTAAAAAACTCATAAGGTATTATAAAAACAATAAAGCAAGTTTTGATATTTTATATACACATGATGAAAGTATCAAAAATTACCAAGGTTATACATATAAAAATTTACATGAGCTTATTTTTAAAGATGGAAAATTAGTTTATGAGCTTCCTAACTTGAAAAATATTCAAGAGTATCATAAAAAAAGTATTGATAGTTTGGATTTTAAACTAAAAAAACTTCAAAATCCAAGTATTTATAAAGTAAAAATTTCTAAAAAATTACAAAATATGCAAAAAACTTACTTAGAAAAAAATTAA
- the ispG gene encoding flavodoxin-dependent (E)-4-hydroxy-3-methylbut-2-enyl-diphosphate synthase, protein MTRYKTRQIKVGDVLIGGDAPISVQSMLFTKTRDTEGCLEQLNRLYFAGANIVRLACLDMADARALKEIKAKSPLPLIVDIHFNHKLAVFCAEFIDGVRINPGNIGSKENIKEVVQACKQRKIPIRIGVNHGSIEKQFSDKYGYNIEAMLESALYNIKLLEDLDFFDIKISMKTSDVQNTIKAYEALRPLCDYPFHLGVTEAGTKFHSTVKSSIALGNLLLKGIGDTMRVSMTGELEEEIKVARAILQDSGVQKSGVNIISCPTCGRIQSDLIKAIKIVEEKTKHIKEPLNISVMGCVVNALGEAKGADVAIAFGKNQGLVIRHGEVVAKLKEDELVDRFLLEVEDEVKLRKKD, encoded by the coding sequence ATGACAAGATACAAAACAAGACAAATAAAAGTAGGTGATGTTTTAATAGGCGGAGATGCTCCTATTTCTGTGCAATCTATGCTTTTTACTAAAACAAGAGATACTGAGGGTTGTTTGGAGCAACTTAATAGGCTTTATTTTGCTGGTGCAAATATAGTGCGTTTGGCTTGTTTAGATATGGCAGATGCAAGAGCTTTAAAAGAAATCAAAGCAAAAAGCCCCTTGCCTTTAATAGTGGATATACATTTTAATCACAAGCTAGCAGTCTTTTGTGCTGAATTTATCGATGGGGTGAGAATTAACCCAGGAAATATAGGCTCAAAAGAAAATATCAAAGAAGTGGTGCAAGCTTGTAAGCAAAGAAAAATTCCTATTAGAATAGGAGTAAATCATGGCTCTATAGAAAAGCAATTTAGCGATAAATATGGTTATAATATAGAGGCTATGCTTGAGAGTGCTTTGTATAATATAAAATTACTAGAAGATTTAGACTTTTTTGACATTAAAATTTCTATGAAAACTTCAGATGTGCAAAATACCATAAAAGCTTACGAAGCTCTAAGACCGCTTTGTGATTATCCATTTCATTTAGGAGTTACTGAGGCAGGGACTAAATTTCATAGCACGGTTAAAAGCTCGATTGCCTTAGGAAATTTGCTTTTAAAAGGTATAGGCGATACAATGAGAGTTTCTATGACAGGGGAGCTTGAAGAAGAGATTAAAGTAGCAAGGGCTATTTTGCAAGATAGTGGAGTACAAAAGAGTGGAGTAAATATCATCTCATGCCCAACTTGTGGAAGAATTCAAAGCGATTTGATTAAAGCGATTAAGATAGTAGAAGAAAAAACTAAACATATAAAAGAACCATTAAATATAAGTGTTATGGGTTGTGTTGTAAATGCCTTGGGTGAGGCTAAGGGTGCTGATGTGGCTATTGCTTTTGGAAAAAATCAAGGTTTAGTTATAAGACATGGTGAAGTAGTGGCCAAATTAAAAGAAGATGAGCTTGTGGATAGATTTTTACTTGAAGTAGAAGATGAGGTAAAACTTAGAAAAAAAGATTAA